The Cystobacter fuscus DSM 2262 genome window below encodes:
- a CDS encoding sterol desaturase family protein codes for MLGTVWRFHAVHHSVEHLDWVAAHREHPLDGLTTQWVCNLPAFVLGIPLGPLTMVAAFRGMWAIFIHSNVRLPLGLLGLLFGAPELHHWHHARVEQTRRWMRPESPDGDAHPVWTKETRGRAMGWSTLSVNSWKALISA; via the coding sequence GTGCTGGGCACCGTCTGGCGCTTCCATGCCGTGCACCACTCGGTGGAGCACCTGGACTGGGTGGCGGCACATCGCGAGCACCCGCTGGATGGGCTCACCACGCAGTGGGTGTGTAACCTGCCGGCCTTCGTGCTGGGCATCCCGTTGGGGCCACTGACCATGGTGGCCGCCTTCCGGGGGATGTGGGCCATCTTCATCCACTCCAATGTGCGGCTGCCGCTGGGCCTACTGGGCTTACTCTTCGGCGCACCCGAGTTGCACCACTGGCACCATGCGCGCGTCGAGCAGACCCGGCGGTGGATGAGACCAGAATCCCCTGATGGGGATGCCCATCCCGTCTGGACGAAGGAGACACGGGGACGAGCCATGGGTTGGTCGACTTTGTCGGTTAATTCTTGGAAAGCACTTATTTCGGCTTGA
- a CDS encoding sensor histidine kinase, with product MPTFPMEELLRCAPCGLFSYNGDGALVAVNDTVLDLLGYTRDELLGRPMTQLLSLAGRMFCETHVFPLLRMQGRADEIQIPLRSKGGESIPVLLNAVRKDHEDGVLHHCAFMSVRERGKYEDELIKSKRKAEEALRGNDALNRAQQAVEVHARDLDQKISQLEQRNQELTRVSTALAQDLRQPARQLAMFACLFTREDREGLSVTGQHSLERIKTVSVKMEQLVMGLHQFMALDVLDEPIEDVDLLEILGSARHRVLEMGGPPTLALRCDPLPVIQGRRRQLMLLFFHLLDNAAKFRKPRGEARLDIGCQLIQHNSFRSMKDKYHYTDFARITFTDNGIGFDSLHRGHVFEVLRKMNPDTPGIGVGLAICRKVVENHNGSISVESEPGRGTQFTILLPLKQQSSAPG from the coding sequence ATGCCCACCTTCCCCATGGAGGAGCTGCTGCGCTGCGCGCCGTGCGGCCTCTTCTCGTACAACGGCGATGGCGCGCTCGTGGCCGTCAACGACACGGTGCTGGACCTCCTGGGTTACACCCGCGACGAGCTGCTGGGCCGTCCCATGACCCAGCTCCTGTCGCTCGCGGGCCGCATGTTCTGCGAGACCCACGTCTTCCCGCTGCTGCGCATGCAGGGCCGGGCGGACGAGATCCAGATCCCACTGCGCTCCAAGGGGGGCGAGTCCATCCCCGTGCTCCTCAACGCCGTCCGCAAGGATCATGAGGACGGCGTGCTCCATCACTGCGCGTTCATGTCGGTGCGCGAGCGCGGCAAGTACGAGGACGAGCTGATCAAGTCCAAGCGCAAGGCGGAAGAGGCGCTGCGGGGCAACGATGCGCTGAACCGGGCCCAGCAGGCCGTGGAGGTGCATGCCCGGGATCTCGACCAGAAGATCAGCCAGCTGGAGCAGCGCAACCAGGAACTCACGCGCGTGAGCACCGCCCTGGCGCAGGATCTGCGGCAGCCCGCCCGGCAGCTGGCCATGTTCGCCTGTCTCTTCACCCGGGAGGATCGGGAGGGGCTGTCGGTGACGGGCCAGCATTCGCTCGAGCGCATCAAGACCGTCAGCGTGAAGATGGAGCAGCTGGTGATGGGGCTGCATCAGTTCATGGCGCTGGACGTGCTCGACGAGCCGATCGAGGACGTGGATCTGCTCGAGATCCTGGGCAGTGCCCGGCATCGGGTGTTGGAGATGGGCGGGCCCCCCACGTTGGCGTTGCGGTGCGATCCCCTTCCCGTCATCCAGGGCCGGCGGCGTCAGTTGATGCTGCTCTTCTTCCACCTGCTCGACAACGCGGCGAAGTTCCGCAAACCCCGCGGGGAAGCCCGGCTCGACATCGGGTGCCAGCTCATCCAGCACAACAGCTTCCGGTCCATGAAGGACAAGTATCACTACACGGACTTCGCGCGGATCACCTTCACGGACAATGGGATTGGCTTTGACTCCCTCCACCGCGGCCATGTGTTCGAGGTGCTCAGGAAGATGAACCCGGATACTCCCGGCATAGGGGTCGGGCTCGCCATCTGCCGCAAGGTGGTGGAGAACCACAACGGCTCCATTTCGGTCGAGTCGGAGCCGGGTCGCGGTACCCAGTTCACGATCCTCCTGCCCTTGAAGCAACAGAGCAGTGCGCCCGGGTGA
- a CDS encoding alpha/beta fold hydrolase has protein sequence MNSNILVRNNVKLMGQGSRTMLFAHGFGCDQNMWRFVAPSFAEDYRLVLFDYVGSGRSDLRAYNPERYSNLNGYAQDILDICAALDLKDVILVGHSVSAMISLLAAVKEPQRFHRLVLVSPSPRYVNEPPDYVGGFERKDLEELLDTMDRNYIGWASLLAPLVMRNPDRPELTSELHESFCSTDPIIARRFAEVTFFADNRRDLPNLTVPSLILQCSEDLLAPVSVGQYVHRHLPRSTLRIMRATGHCPHMSDPEETSGLIKEYLCSA, from the coding sequence ATGAACTCGAACATTCTCGTTAGAAACAACGTCAAGCTCATGGGCCAGGGGTCGCGCACGATGTTGTTCGCGCATGGCTTCGGTTGCGACCAGAACATGTGGCGCTTCGTGGCCCCGTCCTTCGCCGAGGACTACCGGCTCGTCCTGTTCGACTACGTCGGCTCGGGCCGCTCGGACCTCCGGGCCTACAACCCCGAGCGCTACTCCAACCTGAACGGCTACGCGCAGGACATCCTCGACATCTGCGCGGCGCTCGACCTGAAAGACGTCATCCTCGTCGGGCACTCGGTCAGCGCCATGATCTCCCTGCTGGCCGCCGTCAAGGAGCCCCAGCGCTTCCACCGCCTCGTCCTCGTGAGTCCCTCGCCCCGCTACGTCAACGAGCCCCCCGACTATGTGGGCGGCTTCGAGCGCAAGGATCTCGAGGAACTCCTGGACACGATGGACAGGAATTACATCGGCTGGGCGAGCCTCCTGGCGCCTCTCGTCATGAGGAACCCGGACCGGCCGGAGCTCACCTCGGAACTCCACGAGAGCTTCTGCTCCACGGATCCCATCATCGCCCGGCGGTTCGCGGAGGTGACGTTCTTCGCGGACAACCGGCGGGATCTGCCCAATCTGACGGTGCCCTCGCTCATCCTCCAGTGTTCGGAGGATCTGCTCGCGCCCGTCTCGGTGGGCCAATACGTCCACCGCCACCTGCCCCGGAGCACCCTGCGCATCATGCGGGCGACGGGACACTGCCCCCACATGAGCGATCCGGAGGAGACCTCTGGACTCATCAAGGAGTACCTGTGCTCGGCGTGA
- a CDS encoding HAD family hydrolase: MRPRAVFFDLDDTLIDRAGAFARYLEDLRSRHPAAFPPERRDTDVATLHALDARGHTERTLFFRQVTLAFPGLSLSAEALGEDFAHRLPSFVQPQPGIRSLVEWVKARFKVIVVSNGSSRMQRAKLARAGLEDVLPDVFLSGEVGASKPDPRIFTAALAHVGCAPAEALHVGDDPVRDIAGATLVGMASCWVSGGRDWPRGLPPPTLTVSRVDELLQVL; encoded by the coding sequence ATGCGGCCCCGGGCCGTCTTTTTCGATCTCGATGACACCCTCATCGACCGTGCCGGAGCCTTCGCGCGCTACCTCGAGGATCTCCGCTCCCGCCACCCGGCCGCCTTCCCCCCGGAGCGCCGGGACACGGATGTGGCCACCCTGCACGCGCTCGATGCGAGGGGCCACACCGAACGGACCCTCTTCTTCCGCCAGGTCACCCTCGCCTTCCCGGGCCTGTCCCTCTCCGCGGAGGCGCTCGGGGAGGACTTCGCCCACCGGCTGCCCTCCTTCGTCCAACCCCAGCCGGGCATCCGCTCGCTCGTGGAGTGGGTGAAGGCCCGCTTCAAGGTGATCGTGGTGTCCAACGGCTCCTCGCGCATGCAGCGCGCCAAGCTCGCGCGCGCGGGACTCGAGGACGTGCTGCCCGATGTCTTCCTCTCCGGCGAGGTGGGCGCGAGCAAGCCGGACCCGCGCATCTTCACCGCGGCGCTCGCGCACGTCGGCTGCGCTCCAGCGGAGGCGCTCCACGTCGGGGATGACCCGGTGCGCGACATCGCCGGGGCGACCCTTGTGGGAATGGCCTCCTGCTGGGTTTCCGGCGGGCGCGACTGGCCCAGAGGGCTGCCTCCCCCCACCCTCACCGTGAGCCGTGTCGACGAGCTCCTCCAGGTGCTCTAG
- a CDS encoding STM4013/SEN3800 family hydrolase, translating to MNALVGTHDLLFLTLDTLRLDVAEETLAQGRTPHLAALLPDGLWERRHSPASFTYAAHHAFFAGFLPTPAEPGRHSRLFATRFQGSETTDSGTCVFDAPDIVSGFAGRGYHTVCIGGVGFFSKLNPLGSVLPGFFAESHWSPELGVRDPRSTENQVSLAVRLLDSLPRERRVFLFLNVSALHQPNCFYLPGATGDSRDSHAAALAYVDSQLPPLFAALRRRGPSFCIVCSDHGTAYGEDGYSGHRIGHPVVWTVPYAEFPLPGEPES from the coding sequence ATGAACGCCCTGGTCGGCACGCACGACCTGCTCTTCCTCACCCTCGACACCCTGCGCCTCGACGTGGCCGAGGAGACGCTCGCCCAGGGCAGGACGCCCCACCTCGCGGCCCTCCTCCCCGACGGACTCTGGGAGCGGCGGCACTCGCCCGCCAGCTTCACCTACGCCGCCCACCACGCCTTCTTCGCCGGCTTCCTCCCCACCCCCGCCGAGCCTGGCCGCCACTCCCGCCTCTTCGCCACCCGCTTCCAGGGCAGCGAGACCACCGACTCGGGCACCTGCGTCTTCGATGCGCCGGACATCGTCTCCGGCTTCGCCGGGCGCGGCTACCACACCGTCTGCATCGGCGGCGTGGGCTTCTTCAGCAAGCTCAACCCCCTGGGCAGCGTCCTCCCCGGCTTCTTCGCCGAGAGCCACTGGAGCCCCGAGCTGGGCGTGCGCGACCCCCGCTCCACCGAGAACCAGGTAAGCCTCGCCGTGCGGCTGCTCGACTCCCTGCCGCGCGAGCGCCGGGTGTTCCTCTTCCTCAACGTCTCCGCCCTGCACCAGCCCAACTGCTTCTACCTGCCGGGCGCCACCGGGGACTCGCGCGACTCGCACGCGGCGGCGCTCGCCTACGTGGACAGCCAACTGCCCCCCCTCTTCGCCGCCCTGCGCCGCCGGGGGCCCTCCTTCTGCATCGTCTGCTCGGACCACGGCACGGCGTACGGGGAGGATGGCTACTCCGGTCACCGGATCGGCCACCCGGTGGTATGGACGGTGCCCTACGCGGAGTTTCCGCTGCCGGGAGAGCCCGAGTCATGA
- a CDS encoding STM4012 family radical SAM protein codes for MTRLETMLGGSPYVAYLYGYPHKTAYRPLTPAPSLESVWARERREALFLYLHVPFCEMRCGFCNLFTAAGPREDVVQGYLQALAREARRVKEALGPTTFARLAVGGGTPTLLDVAGLHTVFDLAEQVMGADPHRLPVSVEVSPETVDAAKVAALRSRGVDRVSIGVQSFLESEVASVKRPQKTAQVESTLDLLRSAGFPTLNIDLIYGMEAQTEETWLASLRAALRFSPEELYLYPLYVRPLTFLGKKARAWDDQRLALYRAGRDFLRSEGYTQVSMRMFRARHAPAADGPVYRCQEDGMVGLGCGARSYTERMHYSSEYAVGSREVRSIIAAYSERTEDSFGEVGYGFILDEAEQRRRHMILSLLAEGVEFAAYRQRFGTEALADFPELAELETHGLARRTPEALRLTDAGVERSDLLGPWLHSEPVRALMEGYSWR; via the coding sequence ATGACGCGCCTGGAGACGATGCTCGGAGGATCGCCCTACGTGGCATACCTCTATGGCTATCCGCACAAGACGGCCTACCGGCCCCTCACGCCCGCCCCCTCCCTGGAGTCCGTCTGGGCCCGGGAGCGGCGCGAGGCCCTCTTCCTCTACCTGCACGTCCCCTTCTGCGAGATGCGCTGCGGCTTCTGCAACCTCTTCACCGCCGCCGGTCCCCGGGAGGACGTCGTCCAGGGCTACCTCCAGGCACTGGCCCGGGAGGCACGCCGGGTGAAGGAGGCGCTCGGGCCCACCACCTTCGCGCGCCTCGCCGTGGGCGGAGGCACCCCCACCCTGCTCGATGTGGCCGGGCTGCACACCGTCTTCGATCTCGCCGAGCAGGTCATGGGCGCCGACCCGCACCGCCTCCCCGTCTCCGTGGAGGTCTCTCCCGAGACGGTGGACGCCGCCAAGGTGGCCGCCCTGCGCTCGCGCGGCGTGGACCGGGTGAGCATCGGTGTGCAGAGCTTCCTCGAGTCCGAGGTCGCCTCGGTCAAGCGACCCCAGAAGACGGCCCAGGTGGAGTCCACGTTGGACCTGCTGCGCTCGGCGGGCTTCCCCACGCTCAACATCGATCTCATCTACGGCATGGAGGCCCAGACCGAGGAGACGTGGCTCGCCTCGCTGCGCGCCGCCCTGCGCTTCTCCCCCGAGGAGCTCTACCTCTACCCCCTCTATGTCCGGCCCCTCACCTTCCTCGGCAAGAAGGCGCGGGCCTGGGATGACCAGCGGCTCGCCCTCTACCGCGCCGGCCGCGACTTCCTGCGCTCCGAGGGCTACACCCAGGTGTCCATGCGCATGTTCCGCGCCCGCCACGCCCCCGCCGCGGACGGACCCGTGTACCGCTGCCAGGAGGATGGAATGGTGGGGCTCGGGTGCGGGGCGCGCTCGTACACCGAGCGCATGCACTACTCGTCCGAGTACGCCGTGGGCTCGCGCGAGGTGCGCTCCATCATCGCCGCGTACAGCGAGCGCACCGAGGACTCCTTCGGCGAGGTGGGCTATGGCTTCATCCTGGATGAGGCGGAACAGCGTCGGCGCCACATGATCCTCTCCCTGCTCGCCGAGGGCGTGGAGTTCGCCGCCTACCGCCAGCGCTTCGGCACCGAGGCGCTCGCGGACTTCCCGGAGCTGGCCGAGCTGGAGACCCATGGCCTCGCGCGGCGCACCCCGGAGGCGCTGCGCCTCACGGACGCGGGCGTGGAGCGCTCGGATCTCCTCGGCCCCTGGCTACACTCGGAACCGGTACGCGCGTTGATGGAGGGGTACTCGTGGCGATGA
- a CDS encoding STM4011 family radical SAM protein: MKLTVLYRGPLSSCNFGCEYCPFGKWKQDDAELAEDRAGVERFVGWVESRPYPVSVFFTPWGEGLIRPWYQEALVRLTNLPHVERAAIQTNLSCTLEWVERCQPEKLGIWATFHPEWMKRRRFVAQCERLSALGVRYSAGMVGFRRFAEEAEALRRELPSDVYLWINAVKDGKEERYTPEDVERFSRVDPLFPLNNTHHPSLGKACRTGESVISVDGAGSARRCHFVREFLGNIYEPGFEQALRPRPCAKATCGCHIGYVHLDYLEMDRVFGSGILERVPVEPLWQAQRSASRISHS; the protein is encoded by the coding sequence ATGAAGCTCACCGTGCTCTACCGGGGTCCGCTGTCGAGCTGCAACTTCGGCTGCGAGTACTGCCCCTTCGGCAAGTGGAAGCAGGACGACGCGGAGCTGGCCGAGGATCGCGCGGGCGTCGAGCGCTTCGTCGGCTGGGTCGAGTCCCGCCCCTACCCCGTGTCGGTGTTCTTCACCCCGTGGGGCGAGGGCCTCATCCGCCCCTGGTACCAGGAGGCCCTGGTGCGCCTCACGAACCTGCCCCACGTCGAGCGGGCCGCCATCCAGACGAACCTGTCCTGCACGCTGGAGTGGGTGGAGCGCTGCCAGCCGGAGAAGCTCGGCATCTGGGCCACCTTCCACCCCGAGTGGATGAAGCGGCGGCGCTTCGTGGCGCAGTGCGAGCGGTTGAGCGCCCTGGGCGTGCGCTACAGCGCGGGCATGGTGGGCTTCCGCCGCTTCGCCGAGGAGGCCGAGGCCCTGCGCCGCGAGCTGCCCTCCGACGTGTACCTGTGGATCAACGCCGTCAAGGACGGCAAGGAGGAGCGCTACACCCCCGAGGACGTGGAGCGCTTCTCCCGCGTCGATCCCCTCTTCCCCCTCAACAACACCCACCACCCAAGCCTCGGCAAGGCGTGCCGCACCGGGGAGAGTGTCATCTCCGTGGACGGGGCGGGCTCGGCGCGCCGGTGCCACTTCGTGCGCGAGTTCCTCGGCAACATCTACGAGCCCGGCTTCGAGCAGGCCCTCCGCCCGCGCCCCTGCGCCAAGGCGACATGCGGGTGCCACATCGGCTACGTGCACCTGGACTACCTGGAGATGGACCGGGTGTTCGGCTCGGGCATCCTCGAGCGCGTGCCGGTGGAGCCCCTCTGGCAAGCTCAGCGCAGCGCCTCGCGGATCTCCCACTCGTAG
- a CDS encoding STM4014 family protein — translation MGAPPFLLIGNPENRRVTLFQAALAARGLPPAHVVPWRELLRNPAVLADLPDTERLVRIDAAGESFEVEKALLKRGHEDARALGCAVLTPEQIDALPEDHGRILCPRQYHLGFLRTLRQLEAIFAEHPRWRVLSSPASIAELFDKRLTSRKYAARGIPVPPSFEGITDVESLRTRMREEGWREAFVKLSCGSSASCLGIFRLGRSDESLFTTLEQTDTGWYNSLKVRRLREPRRVEAALEFLLREGSQVERALPKARLRGEFFDCRVLAVRGEPAFTVIRQSRHPITNLHLGGKRGDMDAFLAAVPPRELEAAMETCRQVARAHDCLHVGIDLMYEAYFQGHAVLEANAFGDLLPNLRRDGLSVYEWEIREALR, via the coding sequence GTGGGCGCGCCGCCGTTCCTGCTCATCGGCAATCCGGAGAACCGGCGCGTCACGCTCTTCCAGGCGGCCCTGGCCGCCCGGGGCCTTCCTCCCGCGCACGTGGTGCCCTGGCGGGAGCTGCTGAGAAATCCGGCCGTGCTCGCGGACCTGCCGGACACCGAGCGGCTCGTGCGCATCGACGCCGCCGGTGAGAGCTTCGAGGTGGAGAAGGCGCTGCTGAAGCGGGGCCACGAGGACGCGCGGGCGCTCGGGTGCGCCGTGCTCACGCCCGAGCAGATCGACGCCCTCCCCGAGGACCACGGGCGCATCCTCTGCCCGAGGCAGTACCACCTGGGCTTCCTGCGGACCCTGCGCCAGTTGGAGGCCATCTTCGCCGAGCACCCCCGCTGGCGGGTGCTCTCCTCGCCCGCGAGCATCGCGGAGCTCTTCGACAAGCGCCTCACCTCGCGCAAGTACGCGGCGCGGGGCATCCCGGTGCCACCATCGTTCGAGGGCATCACGGACGTGGAGTCGCTGCGGACGCGGATGCGGGAGGAGGGCTGGCGCGAGGCGTTCGTGAAGCTCTCGTGTGGCTCCTCGGCGTCGTGCCTGGGCATCTTCCGGCTGGGCCGCTCGGACGAGTCCCTGTTCACCACCCTCGAGCAGACGGACACCGGCTGGTACAACTCGCTCAAGGTGCGCCGCCTCCGGGAGCCCCGGCGGGTGGAGGCGGCCCTGGAGTTCCTCCTGCGCGAGGGCTCTCAGGTGGAGCGGGCCCTGCCCAAGGCGCGGCTGCGCGGGGAGTTCTTCGACTGCCGGGTGCTGGCGGTGCGGGGCGAGCCGGCCTTCACCGTCATCCGCCAGAGCCGCCACCCCATCACCAACCTGCACCTGGGGGGCAAGCGCGGTGACATGGACGCCTTCCTCGCGGCGGTGCCTCCGCGTGAGCTGGAGGCGGCGATGGAGACGTGCCGTCAGGTGGCGCGGGCCCATGACTGCCTGCACGTGGGCATCGATCTCATGTACGAGGCGTACTTCCAGGGCCACGCGGTCCTGGAGGCCAACGCCTTCGGAGACCTGCTGCCCAACCTGCGGCGCGACGGGCTCTCCGTCTACGAGTGGGAGATCCGCGAGGCGCTGCGCTGA
- a CDS encoding WGR domain-containing protein — protein MPLYEFKEGSSSKFWEITLSGNSFTTRWGKIGTKGQEKTQSFSNAIEARREHDKLVAEKTKKGYELAEGQEAPAEDEEGGDSANLAKRNPELEAAIEKAPDNVEGYLVYGDWLQSQGDPRGELIALQCAAHQASGEEATKLKRQASALVRKYKKYLLGALADKEDNEVEVGWRFGFIQSARLARGDFDSEFDSAEAVKHLMALPSARFLRELTFGMADYEENDYSDAIGALAGTTCPTLETLFIGDFEYPDETEISWTHLQDISPVYKAFPRLRSLKVRGGELGLGEVNLPELREFTVETGGLPLEAVKSIVKANWPKLERLEVWFGSENYGAGGGVDDIQPLLEGKGVPVLKHLGLRNAEFTNELCKALPRAKILSQLETLDLSMGTMTKEGAEALVANAAAFKHLKRLDVTENLLSDEAQKQVAKLGEYVAHGNQRDDYDEDDDYRYVAVGE, from the coding sequence ATGCCGCTTTACGAGTTCAAGGAGGGCAGCTCCAGCAAGTTCTGGGAGATCACCCTCTCGGGTAACAGCTTCACCACGCGCTGGGGGAAGATCGGCACCAAGGGCCAGGAGAAGACGCAGAGCTTCTCCAACGCCATCGAGGCCAGGCGCGAGCACGACAAGCTCGTCGCCGAGAAGACGAAGAAGGGCTACGAGCTGGCCGAGGGCCAGGAAGCGCCCGCGGAGGACGAGGAGGGCGGCGACTCGGCGAACCTGGCCAAACGCAATCCGGAACTCGAGGCGGCCATCGAGAAGGCTCCGGACAACGTGGAGGGCTACCTCGTCTACGGCGACTGGCTGCAGAGCCAGGGAGACCCTCGCGGCGAGTTGATCGCCCTGCAGTGCGCGGCGCATCAGGCGTCGGGCGAGGAGGCCACGAAGCTCAAGCGTCAGGCGTCGGCGCTGGTGCGCAAGTACAAGAAGTACCTGCTGGGGGCGTTGGCGGACAAGGAGGACAACGAGGTGGAAGTGGGGTGGCGCTTCGGCTTCATCCAGAGCGCCCGCCTGGCCCGGGGGGACTTCGACTCGGAGTTCGATTCCGCCGAGGCGGTGAAGCACCTGATGGCGCTGCCCTCGGCCCGCTTCCTGCGTGAGCTCACCTTCGGCATGGCGGATTACGAGGAGAACGACTACAGCGATGCCATCGGGGCGCTGGCGGGGACGACGTGCCCCACGCTGGAGACGCTCTTCATCGGCGACTTCGAGTATCCGGACGAGACGGAGATCTCCTGGACGCACCTGCAAGACATCTCGCCGGTGTACAAGGCCTTCCCCCGCCTGCGCTCGCTGAAGGTACGCGGAGGCGAACTCGGGCTGGGCGAGGTGAACCTGCCGGAGCTGCGTGAGTTCACCGTGGAGACGGGCGGTTTGCCGCTGGAGGCGGTCAAGTCCATCGTGAAGGCGAACTGGCCGAAGCTGGAGCGGCTGGAGGTGTGGTTCGGCTCGGAGAACTACGGCGCGGGAGGCGGCGTGGACGACATCCAGCCCCTGCTCGAGGGCAAGGGCGTGCCGGTGCTCAAGCACCTGGGGCTGCGCAACGCGGAGTTCACCAACGAGCTGTGCAAGGCGCTGCCGCGGGCGAAGATCCTCTCCCAGCTCGAGACGCTGGACTTGTCGATGGGCACGATGACGAAGGAGGGCGCGGAGGCGCTGGTGGCGAACGCGGCGGCCTTCAAGCACCTCAAGCGCCTGGACGTGACGGAGAACCTCTTGTCGGACGAGGCCCAGAAGCAGGTGGCGAAGCTGGGCGAGTACGTGGCGCACGGCAACCAGCGTGACGACTACGACGAGGACGACGACTACCGCTACGTGGCGGTGGGCGAGTAG
- a CDS encoding AAA family ATPase gives MSVPTREPADGRSAVDPIAELSHEALSRESQALRERINRFRLSLGRHFVGKQTLVDLMTVAAVAQEPLLLVGPPGTAKSELVLKFKDALRIGDEDYFEYLLTRFTEPSEVLGPIDINLLRQGRYMRRERGKLPTARLVFLDEVFKASSAILNALLTVINERKFYQDGAPQPVRLKVLFAATNELPEHAELGALKDRFCLKAACRSVQDRYFLELLDSGLESQTQRELNQKPWAEGHATLEDFLKAHRYLTLVMSRREPGPEGRELRDRELFFRDELLREFRRVVQTLTREDGVFISDRKLVKLYRLLRTRAWIFHGGAVEREDLVLLSFLGETREEIDLLEEKVPRLLGLT, from the coding sequence ATGAGCGTTCCCACCCGGGAGCCCGCGGACGGCCGGAGCGCCGTCGACCCCATCGCCGAGTTGTCCCACGAGGCGCTCTCGCGCGAGTCGCAGGCGTTGCGCGAGCGCATCAACCGCTTCCGGCTCTCGCTGGGGCGGCACTTCGTGGGCAAGCAGACGCTGGTGGATCTGATGACGGTGGCGGCGGTGGCGCAGGAGCCCCTGCTGCTGGTGGGTCCACCGGGCACGGCCAAGTCCGAGCTGGTGCTCAAGTTCAAGGACGCGCTGCGCATCGGGGACGAGGACTACTTCGAGTACCTGCTCACGCGCTTCACCGAGCCCTCGGAGGTGCTGGGCCCCATCGACATCAACCTCCTGCGGCAGGGCCGCTACATGCGGCGCGAGCGGGGCAAGCTGCCCACGGCGCGGCTCGTCTTCCTGGACGAGGTGTTCAAGGCCAGCTCGGCCATCCTCAACGCGCTGCTCACGGTCATCAACGAGCGCAAGTTCTACCAGGATGGCGCGCCCCAGCCGGTGCGGCTCAAGGTGCTCTTCGCGGCCACCAACGAGCTGCCCGAGCACGCGGAGCTGGGGGCGCTCAAGGATCGCTTCTGCCTGAAGGCGGCGTGCCGCTCGGTGCAGGACCGCTACTTCCTCGAGCTCCTCGACTCGGGCCTGGAGTCGCAGACGCAGCGCGAGCTGAACCAGAAGCCCTGGGCGGAGGGCCACGCCACGCTGGAGGACTTCCTCAAGGCGCACCGCTACCTGACGCTGGTGATGAGCCGGCGCGAGCCGGGGCCGGAGGGGCGCGAGCTGCGCGACCGGGAGCTGTTCTTCCGGGACGAGCTGCTGCGTGAGTTCCGCCGCGTGGTGCAGACGCTCACCCGCGAGGACGGTGTCTTCATCAGTGATCGCAAGCTGGTGAAGCTCTACCGGCTGTTGCGCACGCGGGCGTGGATCTTCCATGGGGGCGCCGTCGAGCGGGAGGATCTGGTGCTGCTCTCCTTCCTGGGAGAGACGCGCGAGGAGATCGACCTGCTGGAGGAGAAGGTGCCGCGGCTGCTCGGGCTGACATGA